Below is a window of Neodiprion virginianus isolate iyNeoVirg1 chromosome 4, iyNeoVirg1.1, whole genome shotgun sequence DNA.
ACAACAAATACTACACACGGTTCCGACTTATGATGCCCTGATCACTTATGCTAGAGTCTCTTACTTTGTACACTATAACGACCTATGAGGCGATCACAGATAATCATATGggttatatttaaatatctgcTATTTGTCTCATCAACAATCTCAGATCTTGAACCTTATGGATAAAGTAATGAATGCAATATTATATTTGATTTCAGGAAAATGATTTCAGTTCTTTTGTTTCGAAACATGGTGGGTCTGATAACGCTTCAACTGGATACGAGGAGACAAcattttactttgaaattcaagaaaaacaattattttccgCGTTAGATCGCtttgctcaatttttcataaGCCCTCTGATGAAAAGAGATGCCATTACCCGTGAACGTGAAGCGATTGAAAGTGGTTCGTCCTACATACCTATTCCTGTTCTAAAATTTGCTGAAAACGTCTATGAATGTGATGTCATTTatcgtataataattctctTGTCAAAGTTATGGTAATGGCCTCTAccattttgtaattttttttttaatatccaGTCTGCAGTAAAGCCCTCTGAATATAGAAGTAACTATATAACACCTTGATTTAATACTTTAGAATTCCAAATGGCCCTACCATCTGATTTTTACCGAAAGGAGCAACTATTTTGTAGTTTGGCCCAACCCGGTCATCCAGCGTCTAAATTTGCTTGGGGAAATCTAATTACCTTAAGGGATAATGTCGTGGACGACAAATTGTACGAAGAACTTCACAAATTCAGAGAGAGACATTACAGTGCTCATAGAATGACTTTGGCCTTACAAGTgaatatacaatttttcatttatctagTTCCTCTTAGGATTTATGTGAAATTGTACCAAAGgaacaaacaaaatatttatttttaacaggCCAGGTTACCTCTGGATACATTAGAACAATACGTAAAGGATTGCTTTTCAACTGTACCAAATAATAACTTACCACCCGAAGATTTCAGCAGATTCAAGGGAACCCAATCATTTGAAACGCCTGACTTCAAAAGgatatataaaattaaaccAGTTAAAGATGTCTGTCAGGTAATTTAACCATCTGATCTACGACTCTTAGCCAgtcatttttaaacaaaattcgtTTCTGGGGAATTTCCAGGTAGAGCTAACATGGGCTTTGCCTTCTTTGCATCATTTGTACAAGAGCAAACCTCACCAGTATGTTTCCTGGATTATCGGTCACGAGGGAAAAGGATCTTTAATAAGCTACTTGCGCAAGAAAATGTGGTGCCTGGATATTTTCAGCGGCAACGGAGAGAGTGCGTTTGAGCATACTTCCTTGTATGCTTTGTTTAGTTTATCGTTGGTGCTGACGGAGGATGGGCATAAGCACTTAAAGGAGGTTTTGGATGCCGTATTTTCGTATATTAAGTTGATGTGTAAATCTGGACCACAGAAGCGGATTTACGATGAAATTCATCAGACTGAAGAAAATAGTTTCAGGTAATCAATATGCTCTGAATCCTCTGACTTCTGAAGCTAAATAAAGTTATTAGTAAATTTTCTCCTTTAGATAACATACTGCTAGCATTGCTGGATGTCTTTGAGTTACttgatataattgaataaattaaattttatcatatttcAGATTCACAGACGAAATATCTGCCGTAGATTACGTTGAGAATTTATCAGAAAGTATGCGTTTATATGCATCAACTGATTATATAACCGGCAGTGACTTGTACTTTGAATACAATCCAGAGGGTATTAAAGCTTGTATGGATGCTTTAACTCCAGACAATGTGAATATAGTACTGTTTGATAAGAAGTTCAATGACTCTGACTTTGATAAAGTGGAACCATGGTTCAACACGAAATATACAGATACAGAGATACCAAATGACTGGATTGAGCACTGGAAAACTATTGAGCCGTTACCAGAATTCCATTTACCTGAACCCAATATATTCCTTACAGACGATTTTACCTTAGTTCCATTGCCAGAAGATGTACCCAAGTATCCAACAAAAATACACAGTGATCCTATGTCTGAAGTTTGGTTTAGACCAGATCCAAAGTTCAAAATTCCAGAATGCTATATGTATTATTACTTTATATCACCATTGGCATTAACTTCTCCTGAAAAGTGAGTCTCTTTCACTTTGTATATTACATTTAATTCTTTCTAGAAACGTAAAGATCATTTTTTACTTCAGTGCGGCGTTGATGGACTTATTAGTCACGATATTGAAACAATTACTGGTCGAAGAACTTTATCCTGCAAATGCTGCTGaacttaattatttaatttatacagGCGACAAGGGTATTATTGTCAAAGTAAACGGATTCAATCAAAAATTGCCGGTAAGAGTTTGATTAAAATCGAGTTTCTACGTTTCCTACGAATAAATTGTcttattaataaattatccACATTCATTATGAACAAACCTTATCTAACTAATTATTCACTCGTTCCTAGCTCCTACTTGCTACAATAACAAAGTACATAGCTGACTGCCCAAATTTAGCAACACAAAGTATGTTTGATGTTATGAAAGCTGAGCAGCTAAAGGTCTACTACAATACGTTTTTGAAGCCTGGGAAACTTGTAAAGTAAGAGATATATACGATACTATCTGCATAAAATGTGATTTGTAGTTTTATCTTTGAAGTTCTGGTTAAATTTGacttaacatttattttagaacttgaaaaaatcaataccATATAATTTACAACAGTTAATGAATATCCCTTTGGTTGCGTaacgtattaattttttctagaGATGTGAGGCTGTCTATTTTGATGCTCGTACATTGGGCAGCTGTAGACAGACATGCGGCAGTTTCTGgtattgaatttcaacaattcCAAACATTTGCCAAGGAATTTACTCGCAACATTTATATACAATGTCTTGTACAAGGAAACATTACGGATGAAGATGTCATTAACCACACGCGCAATTGTCTTGAGATTCTACAATGTCAATCATTATCGCCAGACACTATGCCTCAACTGAGAGTAGCTCAAATACCTCTTGGAGTCCGGTGTTGtagggtgaaaaattttaacacgaCTGATACAAACTCAGTGGTAACTAATTATTACCAATCTGGAATCGGGTCTACCAAGATTTCAGTCATTATTGAATTACTAATAGTAAGTGTGAAttctaaaatattaaattacatgaaaattaattgactAATAACAGCTATAATaactgaaataattcattcaactCCACACGaaacttaaattttttttttcaatctattttATTCAGATGTTAATGGAAGAGCCTCTCTTTAATCAGCTTCGAACGCAAGAGCAATTGGGCTACAATGTTTTTTGCCTCATGCGCGATACGTTCGGTATTCTCGGTTATTCTATCACCGTTTGCACGCAAGCCGACAAATTTACCACCGAGCACGTAGACGAAAGGATAGAAACATTTATCAAATCGTTCTTGAAAGTCTTAAACAAGATGTCTGAAAAAGAACTAAACAATATTAAAGTTGCTTTAGTGAAACTAAAGCAATGTGTAGACCTTCATTTAAAAGAAGAAGTTAATCGAAATTGGGCTGAAATTACGTCTAGAGATTACATGTTTGACAGACAGGATAAAGAAATCAGTGCAGTTAACAGCACAAAAATTGTCGAGCTTAGAAAATGGATGGAAAATCACGTATTAGGTGGAAATAATCTTAGAAAATTGAGCGTTCAAGTTGTTGGTAACCCacgagagaagaaagaaattgaaaatgagtcTGGTGAACAAATTGAGGTAGTGAGGAATGCTGaagaaaataagcgaatgaaTGGGACATCCAAGAATGGTATCGCCAAATCACGTGAGTATATCACTTTAGTAGTAATTTACC
It encodes the following:
- the LOC124303965 gene encoding nardilysin-like — translated: MVVSSKISLFKILNRCINKTIFVSQIMPKRLSHKQSNSPKKKFRLNYDSVNMPKPVCITEDPNPLQADKPQNKPHPVESLNMAELEKCIQKNSTTCEYLDTPVKSENDKKDYRVIKLPNGLTALLISDVRSISADQVDDDDDDDDYTDEEESGSEESGSESDEEEEDNDAASDVSDGDIDSHGNKRPRREEKMAACGLCVGVGSFSDPSEIPGMAHFLEHMVFMGSEKYPQENDFSSFVSKHGGSDNASTGYEETTFYFEIQEKQLFSALDRFAQFFISPLMKRDAITREREAIESEFQMALPSDFYRKEQLFCSLAQPGHPASKFAWGNLITLRDNVVDDKLYEELHKFRERHYSAHRMTLALQARLPLDTLEQYVKDCFSTVPNNNLPPEDFSRFKGTQSFETPDFKRIYKIKPVKDVCQVELTWALPSLHHLYKSKPHQYVSWIIGHEGKGSLISYLRKKMWCLDIFSGNGESAFEHTSLYALFSLSLVLTEDGHKHLKEVLDAVFSYIKLMCKSGPQKRIYDEIHQTEENSFRFTDEISAVDYVENLSESMRLYASTDYITGSDLYFEYNPEGIKACMDALTPDNVNIVLFDKKFNDSDFDKVEPWFNTKYTDTEIPNDWIEHWKTIEPLPEFHLPEPNIFLTDDFTLVPLPEDVPKYPTKIHSDPMSEVWFRPDPKFKIPECYMYYYFISPLALTSPENAALMDLLVTILKQLLVEELYPANAAELNYLIYTGDKGIIVKVNGFNQKLPLLLATITKYIADCPNLATQSMFDVMKAEQLKVYYNTFLKPGKLVKDVRLSILMLVHWAAVDRHAAVSGIEFQQFQTFAKEFTRNIYIQCLVQGNITDEDVINHTRNCLEILQCQSLSPDTMPQLRVAQIPLGVRCCRVKNFNTTDTNSVVTNYYQSGIGSTKISVIIELLIMLMEEPLFNQLRTQEQLGYNVFCLMRDTFGILGYSITVCTQADKFTTEHVDERIETFIKSFLKVLNKMSEKELNNIKVALVKLKQCVDLHLKEEVNRNWAEITSRDYMFDRQDKEISAVNSTKIVELRKWMENHVLGGNNLRKLSVQVVGNPREKKEIENESGEQIEVVRNAEENKRMNGTSKNGIAKSRDSFVENKSDSKFPLEFLTNLTNDKTIKPPEYYITDIVGYKKNLHVYPANCNAK